In Panthera leo isolate Ple1 chromosome E3, P.leo_Ple1_pat1.1, whole genome shotgun sequence, a genomic segment contains:
- the DOC2A gene encoding double C2-like domain-containing protein alpha isoform X1 yields the protein MRGRRGDRMTINIQEHMAINVCPGPIRPIRQISDYFPRRGPGPEGGGRDFREAPARLAPLALAPPAALLGATTPEEGAEVDSYDSDDTTALGMLEFDLLYDQASCTLHCSILRAKGLKPMDFNGLADPYVKLHLLPGACKANKLKTKTQRNTLNPVWNEDLTYSGITDDDITHKVLRISVCDEDKLSHNEFIGEIRVPLRRLKPSQKKHFNICLERQVPLASPSSMSAALRGISCYLKELEQAEQGPGLLEERGRILLSLSYSSRRRGLLVGIVRCAHLAAMDVNGYSDPYVKTYLRPDVDKKSKHKTCVKKKTLNPEFNEVSGAGLRNQGGLMLGTGARASGKMWPALTQDFFYEMELSALATKTLEVTVWDYDIGKSNDFIGGVSLGPGARGEARKHWRDCLQQPDAALERWHTLTSELPPAAGALPSA from the exons ATGAGGGGCCGCAGGGGCGACCGCATGACCATCAACATCCAGGAGCACATGGCCATCAACGTGTGCCCCGGGCCCATCCGGCCCATCCGGCAGATCTCTGACTACTTCCCCCGCCGGGGACCAGGACCCGAAGGCGGGGGCAGGGATTTCAGGGAGGCCCCTGCTCGTCTGGcccccctggccctggccccccCTGCAGCCCTCCTTGGGGCCACCACGCCCGAGGAGGGAGCCGAGGTGGACAGCTACGACTCGGATGATACCA CCGCCCTGGGCATGCTGGAGTTTGACCTTCTCTACGACCAGGCCTCCTGCACTCTGCACTGTAGTATCCTCAGGGCCAAG GGCCTCAAGCCCATGGATTTCAATGGCCTGGCCGACCCCTACGTCAAGCTGCACCTGCTGCCTGGAGCCTGCAAG GCCAATAAGCTAAAAACTAAGACTCAGAGGAACACGCTGAATCCCGTGTGGAATGAAGATCTGACGTACAGTGGGATCACGGATGATGACATCACCCACAAGGTGCTCAG GATCTCCGTCTGTGACGAGGACAAGCTGAGCCACAATGAATTCATTGGGGAGATCAGAGTACCCCTCCGCCGCCTCAAGCCTTcacagaagaaacattttaacaTCTGCCTTGAGCGCCAGGTCCCG cTGGCTTCACCCTCCTCCATGTCAGCAGCGCTGAGGGGCATCTCCTGttacctgaaggag CTGGAACAGGCAGAGCAGGGCCCCGGGCTGCTGGAAGAGCGTGGGCGCATCCTGCTGAGCCTCAGCTACAGCTCTCGGCGCCGGGGGCTGCTGGTGGGCATCGTGCGCTGCGCCCACTTGGCCGCCATGGACGTCAATGGCTACTCCGACCCCTACGTCAAGAC GTACCTGAGGCCTGACGTGGATAAAAAATCCAAGCATAAAACGTGTGTGAAGAAGAAGACTCTCAATCCAGAATTTAACGAGGTAAGTGGGGCAGGGCTCAGAAATCAAGGGGGGCTGATGCTCGGGACAGGGGCCAGGGCCTCAGGGAAGATGTGGCCTGCTCTGACCCAGGACTTCTTCTACGAGATGGAGCTCTCTGCTCTGGCCACCAAGACCCTGGAAGTCACAGTCTGGGACTATGACATTGGCAAATCCAACGACTTCATCG gTGGCGtgtccctggggcctggggctcggGGAGAGGCCCGGAAGCACTGGCGTGACTGTCTGCAGCAGCCGGACGCAGCCCTGGAACGCTGGCACACCCTCACCAGCGAGCTGCCCCCTGCGGCCGGGGCTCTGCCCTCGGCCTGA
- the DOC2A gene encoding double C2-like domain-containing protein alpha isoform X2, with protein sequence MRGRRGDRMTINIQEHMAINVCPGPIRPIRQISDYFPRRGPGPEGGGRDFREAPARLAPLALAPPAALLGATTPEEGAEVDSYDSDDTTALGMLEFDLLYDQASCTLHCSILRAKGLKPMDFNGLADPYVKLHLLPGACKANKLKTKTQRNTLNPVWNEDLTYSGITDDDITHKVLRISVCDEDKLSHNEFIGEIRVPLRRLKPSQKKHFNICLERQVPLASPSSMSAALRGISCYLKELEQAEQGPGLLEERGRILLSLSYSSRRRGLLVGIVRCAHLAAMDVNGYSDPYVKTYLRPDVDKKSKHKTCVKKKTLNPEFNEDFFYEMELSALATKTLEVTVWDYDIGKSNDFIGGVSLGPGARGEARKHWRDCLQQPDAALERWHTLTSELPPAAGALPSA encoded by the exons ATGAGGGGCCGCAGGGGCGACCGCATGACCATCAACATCCAGGAGCACATGGCCATCAACGTGTGCCCCGGGCCCATCCGGCCCATCCGGCAGATCTCTGACTACTTCCCCCGCCGGGGACCAGGACCCGAAGGCGGGGGCAGGGATTTCAGGGAGGCCCCTGCTCGTCTGGcccccctggccctggccccccCTGCAGCCCTCCTTGGGGCCACCACGCCCGAGGAGGGAGCCGAGGTGGACAGCTACGACTCGGATGATACCA CCGCCCTGGGCATGCTGGAGTTTGACCTTCTCTACGACCAGGCCTCCTGCACTCTGCACTGTAGTATCCTCAGGGCCAAG GGCCTCAAGCCCATGGATTTCAATGGCCTGGCCGACCCCTACGTCAAGCTGCACCTGCTGCCTGGAGCCTGCAAG GCCAATAAGCTAAAAACTAAGACTCAGAGGAACACGCTGAATCCCGTGTGGAATGAAGATCTGACGTACAGTGGGATCACGGATGATGACATCACCCACAAGGTGCTCAG GATCTCCGTCTGTGACGAGGACAAGCTGAGCCACAATGAATTCATTGGGGAGATCAGAGTACCCCTCCGCCGCCTCAAGCCTTcacagaagaaacattttaacaTCTGCCTTGAGCGCCAGGTCCCG cTGGCTTCACCCTCCTCCATGTCAGCAGCGCTGAGGGGCATCTCCTGttacctgaaggag CTGGAACAGGCAGAGCAGGGCCCCGGGCTGCTGGAAGAGCGTGGGCGCATCCTGCTGAGCCTCAGCTACAGCTCTCGGCGCCGGGGGCTGCTGGTGGGCATCGTGCGCTGCGCCCACTTGGCCGCCATGGACGTCAATGGCTACTCCGACCCCTACGTCAAGAC GTACCTGAGGCCTGACGTGGATAAAAAATCCAAGCATAAAACGTGTGTGAAGAAGAAGACTCTCAATCCAGAATTTAACGAG GACTTCTTCTACGAGATGGAGCTCTCTGCTCTGGCCACCAAGACCCTGGAAGTCACAGTCTGGGACTATGACATTGGCAAATCCAACGACTTCATCG gTGGCGtgtccctggggcctggggctcggGGAGAGGCCCGGAAGCACTGGCGTGACTGTCTGCAGCAGCCGGACGCAGCCCTGGAACGCTGGCACACCCTCACCAGCGAGCTGCCCCCTGCGGCCGGGGCTCTGCCCTCGGCCTGA